The Gammaproteobacteria bacterium genome includes a region encoding these proteins:
- a CDS encoding ABC transporter permease subunit (The N-terminal region of this protein, as described by TIGR01726, is a three transmembrane segment that identifies a subfamily of ABC transporter permease subunits, which specificities that include histidine, arginine, glutamine, glutamate, L-cystine (sic), the opines (in Agrobacterium) octopine and nopaline, etc.) → MGRRRSGGPGELVRKNSAFWLQCLLGLVLVALVFLVFRTTQSNLELLGVQSGFDFLWKKAGFSISQHLIPYTEDSPIWVALAVAILNTLLLAVFCIFLASLLGLFVGIGRLSSNWLVSRLSLAYLELFRNIPVLLQIFFWYYVALRALPSLESSIFITDYLVLNNRGLYFPFIEFANGFSISPPVPGRFAYEGGFYLMPEFLALWIGLSLYNGSYISEIVRSGFQSVARGQWEAGAALGLKPAAVLRRVAFPQALRAVLPPLTTVYMNMFKATSLAAAIAYPEIVSVFVGTVNNLAGRPVEVMAVSLAFYAGVSFLVAWLMGRWNKRVTLRGQ, encoded by the coding sequence ATCGGTAGGCGCCGGTCCGGCGGTCCGGGCGAACTCGTGCGCAAGAACTCCGCCTTCTGGCTGCAATGCCTGCTGGGTCTGGTGCTCGTGGCGCTGGTTTTCCTTGTGTTCCGCACCACCCAGTCCAACCTGGAACTGCTGGGAGTGCAGTCCGGCTTCGATTTCCTCTGGAAGAAAGCCGGGTTCTCGATCTCGCAGCACCTGATTCCGTACACGGAAGACTCGCCGATCTGGGTCGCGCTGGCCGTGGCAATCCTCAATACCCTGTTACTCGCGGTGTTCTGCATCTTCCTTGCCAGCCTGCTGGGTCTGTTCGTGGGCATCGGCAGGCTGTCTTCGAACTGGTTGGTTTCCAGGCTGTCGCTGGCCTACCTGGAACTGTTCCGCAACATTCCGGTGCTGCTGCAGATCTTCTTCTGGTATTACGTCGCACTGCGCGCCTTGCCGTCACTGGAATCCAGCATCTTCATAACCGACTACCTGGTGCTGAACAACCGCGGCCTCTATTTCCCGTTCATCGAGTTCGCCAACGGTTTTTCCATCAGCCCCCCTGTGCCGGGGCGTTTCGCGTACGAAGGCGGTTTCTACCTGATGCCGGAGTTCCTCGCGCTCTGGATCGGCCTTTCGCTGTACAACGGTAGCTATATCTCGGAGATCGTCCGTTCGGGCTTTCAGTCCGTGGCTCGCGGTCAATGGGAAGCGGGGGCCGCGCTGGGGCTCAAGCCGGCTGCCGTCCTGCGCCGGGTGGCCTTCCCGCAGGCGTTGCGGGCCGTCCTGCCGCCGCTGACGACGGTGTACATGAACATGTTCAAGGCGACCTCGCTGGCGGCCGCGATCGCTTATCCGGAAATCGTCTCGGTGTTCGTGGGCACGGTCAACAACCTGGCCGGCCGGCCGGTCGAAGTGATGGCCGTATCGCTGGCCTTCTATGCCGGCGTCAGCTTCCTGGTGGCCTGGCTCATGGGCCGATGGAACAAGCGGGTAACGTTGCGTGGCCAGTGA
- a CDS encoding amino acid ABC transporter substrate-binding protein, which produces MVEAVLRLGRGMALCALAVLPAGIAAADTLSDVLERGKLRCAVIEASPGFSSIDANGRRYGFDIDNCRTVAAAVLGDADAIEYVPINPNTAFTTLQSGGVDVFPGGATWTFLRDTSLGLDYTGTYLYAGQGFVVRHASGVSRIPDLEGATICVAQGTTNEQNLADYFRARRMKYSIVTFADVERGLNAYLADRCDAFTTEVFSLAGRIVALRNPEEHRILGDVISKEPFSGLVRQGDPRWRDIVFWAFNSRVAAEEFGLTMGNVEEMRATTEDAEIRRFLGVEGGFGRQLGLRNDWAYQIVAQVGNYGEVFGRHFEPLGLERGLNALWRDGGLMIAMPYR; this is translated from the coding sequence ATGGTGGAGGCTGTATTGCGATTGGGACGGGGAATGGCGCTGTGCGCGTTGGCGGTTTTGCCTGCGGGCATAGCCGCCGCGGACACGCTTTCCGACGTGCTGGAGCGCGGCAAGCTGCGTTGCGCCGTCATCGAAGCCAGTCCCGGCTTCAGCTCCATCGACGCCAACGGACGAAGGTACGGATTCGACATCGACAACTGCAGAACGGTGGCGGCCGCGGTACTGGGCGACGCGGATGCGATCGAGTATGTGCCAATCAACCCCAATACCGCGTTCACCACATTGCAATCCGGGGGCGTGGACGTTTTCCCCGGGGGCGCCACGTGGACGTTCCTGCGTGACACTTCACTGGGGCTGGATTACACCGGCACCTACCTGTACGCGGGTCAGGGTTTCGTGGTGCGCCACGCCTCCGGCGTATCGCGCATCCCGGACCTCGAAGGCGCCACAATCTGCGTGGCCCAGGGCACGACCAACGAGCAGAACCTGGCGGACTATTTCCGCGCCCGCCGCATGAAGTACTCGATCGTCACGTTCGCCGACGTGGAGCGCGGCCTCAACGCCTATCTGGCGGACCGTTGCGATGCCTTTACGACCGAGGTGTTCTCGCTGGCCGGGCGGATCGTCGCGCTGAGGAATCCCGAAGAGCACCGGATTCTGGGCGACGTGATCTCCAAGGAGCCGTTCTCCGGCCTGGTGCGGCAGGGCGATCCGCGCTGGCGCGACATCGTGTTCTGGGCTTTCAACTCGCGCGTGGCGGCCGAAGAATTCGGGCTGACCATGGGCAACGTCGAGGAGATGCGGGCCACCACCGAGGATGCCGAGATACGCCGGTTTCTCGGGGTGGAGGGCGGCTTCGGCCGCCAGCTCGGCTTGCGCAACGACTGGGCCTACCAGATAGTCGCCCAGGTCGGCAATTACGGCGAAGTCTTCGGCCGGCATTTCGAGCCCCTGGGGCTTGAGCGGGGGCTCAACGCGCTGTGGCGCGACGGCGGCCTCATGATCGCCATGCCGTATCGGTAG
- a CDS encoding amino acid ABC transporter permease — MASELRTPAAHRGLSGWLRRNLFSSWWNAAVSVVLLGLLAMLAVRLFQWLIVDAQWAGSSPSACADTTSLCWPFVRARWPQFLYGLYPSEEVWRVNLGLAAGALLGAALAVRRLPGRRWIAAFLLLAYPPLAWWLFRGGTWGLTPVETSLWGGFFLTLVVTGSVFWVSLLAGVLLALGRQSRLALVRQACTVWIEFWRAVPVLVLLFVVIIMLPLFLPANIEIDQLGRAMIAFAILMSTYLAEAVRGGLQSLSAGQYEAARALGLNWRQSRLHVVLPQALAVSLPQITSNFIGLFKETTVLLVIGLFDLLGEVQRAASDPQWLGTGTTAAGYIFVAVFFWTACFCLSRASSRLERRMTRYRAATT; from the coding sequence GTGGCCAGTGAACTGAGGACACCGGCAGCTCACCGGGGCCTGTCCGGCTGGCTCAGGCGCAACCTGTTCTCGTCGTGGTGGAACGCAGCGGTCAGCGTGGTCCTGCTGGGTTTGCTGGCAATGCTCGCGGTCAGGCTTTTCCAGTGGCTGATCGTCGACGCGCAATGGGCCGGGAGCAGCCCGTCCGCCTGTGCCGACACGACCAGCTTGTGCTGGCCATTCGTGCGGGCGCGTTGGCCGCAGTTTCTGTACGGCCTGTATCCGTCGGAGGAGGTGTGGAGGGTCAATCTGGGCCTGGCGGCCGGCGCGCTGCTGGGAGCAGCGCTGGCCGTTCGCCGGTTGCCTGGCCGGCGCTGGATTGCAGCGTTCCTGCTGCTTGCCTATCCGCCGTTGGCGTGGTGGCTTTTTCGCGGCGGAACGTGGGGACTGACTCCGGTCGAAACGTCTCTGTGGGGCGGTTTTTTTCTTACCCTGGTCGTGACGGGGTCGGTTTTCTGGGTCTCGCTGCTTGCCGGTGTCCTGCTGGCCCTCGGGAGACAGAGCCGTCTGGCGCTGGTACGCCAGGCCTGCACGGTGTGGATCGAGTTCTGGCGCGCGGTACCGGTGCTGGTGCTGCTGTTCGTGGTGATCATCATGCTGCCGCTGTTCCTGCCGGCGAACATCGAGATCGACCAGCTCGGCCGGGCGATGATCGCATTCGCCATCCTCATGTCCACCTACCTGGCCGAGGCCGTGCGCGGCGGCTTGCAGAGCCTGTCCGCCGGCCAGTACGAAGCGGCCCGGGCGCTGGGACTGAATTGGCGTCAGTCGCGCCTGCACGTGGTACTGCCTCAGGCCCTGGCGGTGTCCTTGCCTCAGATCACAAGCAACTTCATCGGCCTGTTCAAGGAGACCACCGTGTTGCTGGTGATCGGCCTGTTCGACCTGCTGGGAGAAGTGCAGCGTGCAGCCAGCGATCCCCAATGGCTGGGAACGGGCACGACCGCGGCCGGCTACATCTTCGTGGCCGTTTTCTTCTGGACGGCCTGCTTCTGCCTTTCGCGAGCGAGTTCGCGCCTGGAGCGCCGCATGACGCGCTACCGGGCCGCCACCACCTAG